One region of Pagrus major chromosome 7, Pma_NU_1.0 genomic DNA includes:
- the LOC140999403 gene encoding putative helicase mov-10-B.1, with the protein MRLLEVTHWTSSREELFPTNPCNRQPKECTFIERHNDGKVLARPVVPLKSYAMPDNIKDITNSNPALQRPLEWSNYTQRLHLLLHLEELKLKREIAIYNEDDVPIFRHKHSKDLFYLQMSGDSRDLEKLSRTLARLNPVGQSVVGKTIYIGWVQHVAAEKVFVEFDETFQSHFKEGMRFSVDFALDRLPLRVQHRAVASVNRHNLEEVLFPTGKHSSHNQNLPRLLGFESNPEQRKAIQHIVAGTAKPAPYLVFGPPGTGKTVTLVGAINQILETQKSCNILACAPSNSAIDHLCEKIAEGNMSKHLLYRMYAFHCNLIGDKGFRVPTKRELMRYKIIFTTLQTAGRLVAAGIPVWHFSYIFVDEAGQTTETECLIPLSGLLAPGECQVVLAGDPKQLGPVITSRVAEDNGLGVSMLERLMRDIDLYKSDDTHGFNNHFITKLLRNYRSHPAILEIPNKLFYKGELQAFAHEEKCISYCKWEQLPKKGFPLIFHGVAGADEREANCPSVYNMAEVEVLKEYLKAVLAQLHKNGVTRIGPKEIGIITPYRKQVEKIQNAFWMDKDLKKENLENVMVGSVEQFQGQEFNVIILSTVRSFPKLTSHKGWTLGFVDNEKRFNVALTRARALLIVVGDPRVLKATKIWNKFIHYCYKEGGYRGISVYDAEEEEDTDSCTLEEPLSRVIQQQLDPC; encoded by the exons ATGCGCCTCTTGGAAGTCACACATTGGACTTCTTCAAGAGAAGAGCTCTTCCCCACAAACCCATGCAACCGCCAGCCTAAGGAGTGTACCTTTATTGAAAGGCATAACGA TGGGAAAGTGTTGGCTAGGCCTGTGGTGCCTCTGAAGAGTTATGCGATGCCCGACAACATTAAAGACATCACAAACTCCAACCC GGCTCTCCAGAGACCTCTGGAGTGGAGCAATTACACCCAGAGGTTGCACTTGCTGCTGCATCTCGAGGAGCTCAAGCTGAAGAGAGAGATTGCAATATACAACGAGGACGATGTGCCCATTTTCAGACACAAGCACAGCAAAGACCTATTCTACCTGCAG ATGTCAGGCGACTCGAGAGACTTAGAGAAGCTGTCCAGGACACTGGCGCGACTGAATCCTGTTGGCCAGTCAGTTGTTGGAAAAACGATTTACATAGGCTGGGTCCAACATGTGGCTGCGGAGAAGGTCTTCGTGGAGTTTGATGAAAC GTTTCAGAGTCATTTCAAGGAGGGCATGAGGTTCAGTGTTGACTTCGCTCTTGACCGTTTACCCCTGCGTGTCCAGCATAGAGCAGTGGCATCTGTGAATCGGCACAACCTGGAGGAGGTGCTGTTCCCTACTGGAAAACATTCTTCCCACAATCAAAATCTACCCAG GCTGTTAGGGTTCGAGAGCAACCCAGAACAGCGCAAGGCCATTCAACACATTGTAGCTGGTACCGCAAAGCCTGCCCCTTATCTGGTATTTGGTCCACCTGGCACAG GCAAAACAGTGACTTTGGTGGGAGCCATCAATCAAATACTGGAAACTCAGAAATCGTGCAACATCCTGGCTTGCGCTCCATCCAACAGTGCCATCGATCATCTCTGTGAGAAGATTGCAGAAGGCAACATGAGCAAGCACCTGCTTTATCGCATGTATGCT ttTCACTGCAACCTGATCGGTGATAAAGGTTTTAGGGTTCCCACCAAACGGGAGCTCATGAGGTATAAAATCATCTTCACCACCCTGCAAACTGCCGGAAG GCTTGTGGCAGCAGGGATTCCCGTTTGGCATTTCTCTTACATCTTTGTGGATGAGGCAGGTCAGACTACAGAAACAGAGTGTCTCATCCCTCTATCAG GTTTACTGGCCCCAGGTGAATGCCAGGTGGTGCTGGCTGGAGACCCTAAACAGTTGGGCCCAGTCATCACATCCAGAGTGGCAGAGGATAATGGCTTGG GTGTGTCCATGTTGGAACGTCTGATGAGGGACATCGACCTTTACAAGTCAGATGACACACACGGGTTCAACAACCACTTTATCACCAAATTACTGAGGAACTACAG gtccCATCCTGCGATTCTGGAAATTCCCAACAAGCTCTTTTATAAAGGAGAACTTCAAGCCTTTGCCCATGAAGAGAAATGCATTTCATACTGCAAATGGGAACAACTGCCCAAGAAA GGGTTCCCTTTGATCTTCCATGGAGTGGCAGGAGCTGACGAACGTGAAGCCAACTGTCCTTCTGTTTACAACATGgcagaggtggaggtgttgaAGGAATACTTAAAAGCCGTTCTTGCCCAGCTTCACAAAAATGGTGTGACCAGAATTGGACCAAAAGAAATAGGTATCATTACCCCATACAGAAAACAA GTGGAGAAAATCCAGAACGCCTTCTGGATGGACAAAGATCTCAAGAAGGAAAACTTGGAAAACGTAATG GTTGGCTCAGTGGAGCAGTTTCAGGGTCAAGAGTTCAATGTGATTATTTTGTCCACGGTGCGAAGTTTTCCCAAACTGACTTCCCACAAAGGATGGACTCTGGGCTTTGTTGATAATGAGAAG AGGTTCAACGTGGCCTTGACCAGAGCACGAGCCTTACTGATTGTGGTTGGAGACCCAAGAGTTTTGAAAGCTACCAAGATATGGAACAA ATTCATCCATTACTGCTACAAAGAAGGGGGTTACCGAGGCATTTCTGTTTATgatgcagaggaagaagaagacactgACTCATGTACGCTCGAGGAACCTCTG TCGAGAGTGATTCAGCAACAGCTGGACCCCTGTTGA